TGCCGACGTCGACAACGGTCCTACCACCCCAAGCCTAGCCTTAACCAGACGAACAAGTGGGATGTTCTTAAGATTACTGGACAACGTAGACAGCCTTGCAGGCCACCAACGCTGTTTGCGGCATGACCGCTTTGGAATGGTCTGAATAAGTAAGTAAGGTGGATGTTGGCATTGGGCTCCAGGTTTGGTTGCTCGTTGGTCCGTTTGCTGCAGAACCAGAATGCGTCGTACACTCAACGTGGGGCAGACCCTAGATAACAGGTACATAGCCACGCTGCTGACGTTGGGTTCAGCCATGGAATTATAACATGGCAGTGCCAGGGGCTGTCTGTGCTCTCATACTCTCGCATTCTTCGAGATCCTAGTTTTACAGGATACACACTCTAAAGCATGGCAAACCATGCAAGTTGGGCCCTAGGCTGGGCCTAACCGCATTGCGGGACTGTGCACTCTATTATTGCCACGAAGCCACGGTTGACAGTTCCCCGCCGGTAGAAGCGCAGCGGATGAGGGGCTGTCAGTTGCGGGATTTTCATGCGGAGAGACTGGGAgtcgtccagctgcaggcTCTTGGATGGAAGAGATTGCTACCCCGTGAGGGCCAGGTtactctgcagtctgcaccaTGTCCCTAGCCACAGAGACTGTCTCGGCATACTAGGCAGCCACTTCTTGCACCCAAGAAGTCGGTGGCAGTGAGCACCGAGCAGTTGCCCTCTGGTGGGGTTATTGGTGGATCTGCGCCCTGTCTGGCCCTTGTCTAGCCTCATCGCGTCTTGTTGAATCCTGTTCCATGCCCATATCAGACGCAACTATAGACAATTTGATACCGCTGTTGGGGCTTGAGTAGGTGTGGTGATAGGGCAAGCAGGAATCCTCGCTGCCCCCAGGCGATGTCAAACCCTCACACTCCGTGGGTAGCAAGAGTACGTACTGTAATTGAAGACTAGCTTACTGTCTCATGGACGGACCCCACATCAGCCATGTCATTAGGGAGACTAAGCTATTCTTCCTATTATTATTCACACTCTGCTCTTCCTTCCACTTCGATCCGCTGCCGCATCTCTCCCAATCTCAATCCGCCTGCTTCCGTCTCCTCTAGATTCCTAATTCCCTCCGCTTGTAAACTGTTAAGTCCATTGTAATCGCAACGAcctccttcctcgttctGGTCTACCCTGCAGTGACCCCATTCCGTGGACGTACTGGATCGACTCGGGCAGATCTGAGATCGACCCGTATTCAGCGAACAAGCCAAGGCAATCGCTTCGCAAGCCCGCGACACCTGTCCGTCGCTGGAAGCGCCCCCAGCTCGCACGCACAGGCCAATCCCTTCGATAATTTCCCTCAATTATATTCGCCGATCTCCTTTTCCCTCTATCCATACCCCAGAATTTCCTTTCAAGTTCTGTCCGGCTCCGTGGTTGACGCGTTTCTTCCGCGGtcgccttctgcttctccccCCGCACTCTCCGAATAACATCATGGTGCGGTTACCGCTGCCACAACGTCTCAGCTCTCACCTCAGCACCAGAAGCAATGCTTCTACACCAGGTCAGAGTAGAAGCACGAGTCCCATGAGGTCTCCGGATGTCCGGCCGTTGACCCTCAAAGTTTCTGTCTTGCGGGTAAGCTGAGCCTTTGCTTCAATTGCGTTTCTTGCGCCCCCGACCGTCATTCATTTCGCTGACTCGTATTGTTCATTCGATTAGGGGAGAAATCTTGCCGCCAAAGATCGAGGAGGAACGAGCGATCCCGTAAGCATTCCCCGAGGAAATTGCAATTACCTGCACACCGGAGGGCGGAGGGAGTTCACATTGCACAAGACCATACGACTTGATAAGTTTGCAAGCTGACGACTCTTTAGTATTTGATAGTCACACTCGGGGATGCCAGGCAATCGACGCCTACGATATTCAAGACATTAAATCCAGAATGGAATGTGACGTTTGAGATGCCGGTCGTCGGCGTCCCGTTGCTAGAGTGTATCTGCTGGGACCACGACAGATTCGGCAAAGACTACCTAGGAGAGTTCGATATTGCTTTGGAAGATATATTTACGAACGGGGATACCCAGCAGCAGGTGCGTACCCGCTGCCTCCCTGCACCTCTTGGAGACATGAGCTCATTGTTATCAACAGCCGAGATGGTATACTCTCACGTCGAATCGGAAATCCGGCAAAAGGAAGGATAGCAACGTCTCCGGTGAAATCCTGTTACAATTCTCGCTATTTGACCCAGTGGACCCTGCGACTCCGCCGACGGATATATACCATAGGTTCAAGGCCTTAGTTTCCAGcggtgacgaggacgatTACTTCCCCTCAGTATCTTCGTCTGCTATCGCTGAGGAAACTGGGGAGcgagatgatgaggaaacgTCAGATGAAACTGATGATCCAACGAAACCGGAGGTGGTTGAAAAGCGCAGGAAAAGACTGCGCCTGAAGCGCTTGAAACGCAAGTCTTTGGCAGCCAGAGCGTATCAGTTCTCTGGCGTCGGCAATGGCGTGCAGGGTATTGTATTCATGGAGATTGTCAGGGTCACTGACCTTCCACCTGAGCGAAATGGTATGATTATTGTTGATCCAGGTGACCCGCAGAAGCTGATTATTACAGTAACTCGAACATCATTCGATATGGACCCCTTCGTTGTGACTTCACTTGGTCGCAAAACGCTCCGAACTCCAGTCATACGTCACAACCTAAACCCGGTATACCACGAGAAGATGGTCTTCCAAGTCATGAAGCACGAACAAATGTACACAATGAGTTTCACGGTCATGGACCGAGACAAATTCTCAGGAAACGATTTTGTTGCTTCGGCCGGATTCCCGCTGCAAACTCTTATCCAGGCCGCTCCTGAAACTGATCCAGAGACAGGCCTCTACATGCTTTCTGAAGACGAAAACGGATCTCCAGCGAAATCTGATATTAAGATCAGCCCCGCTCCATCGTCAACTAGCCTGTCAAAACAGGGCAATCCGCTCAcaagatcgaggagctcaaCCACATCTCTATCGGCGCAGGCACAACCGGAGCCTCCAGCGACCCCTGCATTGATCCTTCCTGATGAAACCACAAGCAGCGGTCTCTCCGACGTTTCCACAGCTGCTAGCCCTGTCACACCAATTGCCTACGAATCAGATGGGCTCAGGCTCTATAAGATCCCTCTAACGTTGAAGAACAAAGAACGATGGGAAGATAAACATTTCCCTGAGTTAATAGTCAAAGCGAAATACATGCCTTACCGTGCATTGCGGCAACAATTCTGGAGGCTGATGTTGAGGCAATACGACGCCGATGACAGCGGTAGCATCGACAAGGTCGAGCTGACTACGATGCTTGATACTCTTGGATCCACGCTGAAGGAGTCAACTATTGATAGTTTCTTCGAGCGCTTTGGCGAGGAGACTGAGTCAAGCGAGCCCGTTGGTTTATCTTTTGATCAAGTTGTAATGTGTCTTGAAGATACGCTTCAGTCGCTCCAGAAAAACTCTCGGGCGATGGGCAAAAGACTCAGCCCAACTACGTCGACAGCCAGCCAGGAAAGCGATGGGCTCAGCGGCGACGAGCTCAATGTCGAGACTAGCTCATCTCTACCAACCAATGCAGATCCCCAGGCTACATCTGTCCCGACAATCCCATCTTCGGAGCTCCCTACCAACGACGAAGAGCTCCATCCCGATGATTTAGGCGACGAGCGTGGAGAGGAACACGTTATCGAAATCCGGGAGTGTCCGCTGTGCCACCAGCCTCGACTTGGAAAACGGTCTGATGCCGATATCATAACACACATAGCAACATGTGCAAGCCAGGATTGGCGGCAAGTAGACAACCTTGTTATGGGTGGCTTCGTTACTTCAAGTCAGGCGCAACGCAAGTGGTACAGTAAAGTTATCACGAAGATCTCTTACGGCGGCTACAAGCTAGGCGCAAACTCCGCCAATATCCTGGTCCAAGATCGTATTACTGGGCAGATTAACGAGGAGCGGATGAGTGTCTACGTCCGACTCGGCATTCGGCTTTTGTACAAGGGCCTCAAGAGTCGagacatggagaagaagcgaagtgAGTCTACCGGTGGTCTTATTTGATGAATCTACGGAGCTAACCATCACTATAGTCCGCAAAATCCTCAAGTCACTCAGCGTCAAGCAGGGTAGAAAGTATGACGACCCAGCTTCTGCGGCGCAGATTCGAGACTTTATCAACTTCCACCAACTTGATATGACAGAAGTTCTGCTGCCTCTGGGTCAATTCAAGAACTTCAATCAGTTCTTCTACCGTGCACTGAAGCCAGACGCCAGGCCTTGTTCTGCTCCCGATGAACCCGGGATCGTTGTTTCCCCCGCTGACTGCCGGTCGGTGGTGTTTGACCGTATCACCGAAGCAACGGGTATCTGGGTCAAGGGACGAGAATTCTCCATCAAAAGACTCCTTGGTGATGCCTACCCCGAAGATGTTTCGCGCTACCAGAATGGAGCTCTGGGCGTTTTCCGACTCGCCCCTCAAGACTACCATCGCTTCCATATCCCCGTAGACGGTGTAATGGGCACTCCGAAAACTATTGAGGGTGAGTACTACACAGTTAACCCCATGGCTATTCGCTCTGCACTCGATGTATACGGCGAGAATGTACGAATTCTGGTCCCGATCGATTCTGTTGCACACGGCCGAGTGATGGTTATCTGCGTTGGTGCAATGATGGTCGGAAGTACGGTTATCACACGACAGGCTGGAGAAAGGGTTTCAAGAGCCGAGGAACTAGGATATTTTAAATTCGGTGGTAGCACGCTTTTGGTTCTctttgaagaaggaaaggtcAATTTCGACAAGGATCTCGTTGACAATTCAAGAGAAGCTCTGGAAACTTTGGTAAGTTCCCACCCGATCCCTTGCTGCATCCGACACATGGTTTCTAACTTGAACTCCTTGTTCGTCTCAGGTACGAGTGGGTATGTCTGTGGGCCACAGCCCCGATATCCCCCAGTTTGAGCCGGATCTGCcaaagaaggcagaggaggtCAGCGTTGAGGAGATGCAAGCCGCCAAGCGCAGAATCGAAGGCAGCTTGGCTCCTCCAACGCATGCCTCAGGGCTGCAGTAGGCGCAATCTGGACTGACACTGTATGATGGATGATACTTTGTTTAAGCATTACGCATTGTTATTTTTAAGGCGGACCTTTGAGCATACATACTTTTAAGGGCTGGTGAGATGTTCGTGCTCTAACTCAACGTTGAGCGCCTAGCATCCTATTGGTCATGCATACGCACATAGATGAAGATTAGCGTGATGACAGGAATCTATAGATATTGGCTATAACAGTAGATATCATACTTAACACACCGCGTGTCGTTATTCAACGTTTCAAACCGTAGACGTGTTGATACCGGGCCGTCCCTGAAGGGAGAGCTTGGGGAGAGCGACCAGTTCCCAAAACAGACTAGTGCGGTCCCCACGCGCCACGACCGACCAAAACAACCGCGTGCTGCGGCCTTGCAAACCAAACCCCCCAACGCCAAACGCCAACGTCTAGATCGGTGCGCAGCAGCGCAAGGAGCGACATTTTGAGGTCTACCCGTACAGGTTCGGATTAATATAGTCGCTCTCAACGTCTCGCCTTCAATTGCGGCTTTACACTCGTGGGTGGACCAAAGCGCGACCGGGATTCGTCGACACACGCTTCCCCGTCCCCCCCGTTGACGAATGGTTAACACTGGCTGCGACCGCGCAACGCGACTTGCATACGGATATCGAAACGACTATCAACTTAGTCTAACGAATCTCTCTCGAATTTGCGATTATTGATTTACAAAGCCAATCCATTGGTTGAGTGACGGCAGCCGATCAGTACACGCAGCTGTCCGGACCGCCAACACAGCATAGCAACGACGGGAAGAAGAATACTCGCGACACGCAATCTCTCTTTTTCGTTTCCACCATCCCGGATTTAGGAACTGTCGAGAAAAGGGGGTATTGTGCCGTGTCTTTTGCCCTTTCTGCCAACAGTTGTGGTTGCCTTGGACCGGTTTTGACATGACCACCACTGTCCTAGCAACCACTACGACTCAGACGAAGCGTCGAGAACCTCTGAGGGTGCTTGATATGGCAACGTCCCAGGCGCGGGCGCGTCCTGCGTCGTCCGCCGCGCCTGGCGGGACCGGTGGAAAAGGTACGGGAAGACGAACGAGATCGAGTATGGATAAACAGGGGAGGAATGATGAGGGTATGAATGGGGAtaagaagcgcaaggctgGTGAGTTTCCAACTGGAGTGTTCGATCGCGTTGGTTGGCGCGATTTTGGGTGCAGTTACTGACTTGTCGCGCGGTGCAGAAATTTACGATGAGGATATAGAAGGGTTTCAGTTCTCGCGCATTACGGATaacaagaagcagaaggcatctaaagaggcagagaagccagatcttccagctcctgaagagccagcgccgcagcccTCGCCAAGGAGAGGTCGaccgccgaagaagaaggtggagCAGAAACCGAGCAACGTGACAGAAACGAAGAAGGATTCTGAAGGAGCGGTGAAAAGGAAAACGCGAGGAAGCGCTAGGACCGCTCCGGAGCCAGaaccacaacctcaaccccagaccGAACGAAGTACACGCGCAACGCGAAAGCGAGACGAGGGGGAGCAGGTTActgtggagaagaagcgaaagaaaGGCCGGCCGAGCAAATCCCATGAGGAGCAGCCTAATGGATTTGTGTCACCAGAGGCACCGCCGGCGGGGACGGCTACTATTGCGCTACCCATGGCGGACACCCCGGTCATACAGAGGAACCGAGAGATGAGGGGGAAGAAGTCAGGGAAGGGGAGCCGGCGCAGTAGTCTCAGCATGCGGGGGCGAAGGGCCAGCTCATTAATTGATTCTGGCGCATCAAACGGTGAGAAAGCCCGCGTGTGTTATTGAAATAACACTCAACTGACTGCATATCAGCATTGCCTCACAAGAAAGTGGACACGGCGGAATTTTATAAACACATTGCTGCGGACGGCTTAGTGGAGCCAAGGCGGATGAGACAGCTTCTGATATGGTGCGGAACACGAGCAATGGGGGATAAGCCATCGGGCTCCCGTTCAGGGGATGAGAGCGCTCGATTAGCAGGTACGGTTAGAACTAGGCAGGTTTGAGGTTTAATTACTGACTGCATCTAGCGCGTGTGATCCAAGAAGAACTCCTCAAGGAATTTGGGAGTAATTCGGAACTCTCCAATTGGTTTTCGCGGGAGGATACGACACCCCCGACGGTTGTCGTGAAGAAGGCAAACCCGAAGAACGTACAAAATCAGGAGAAGATCCAggagttggaagagcaaaTACAAAAGTGAGATATTTTGCGCTGGGCTGTATTACGGGCGATACTAACAGGTTTTAGGCTGCAAAAAGAGCGGCATGCTCTGAATGCGTTACTACGACCTCCCTCAATTCCGAGGGTCAAGCCCGTGCAAAAACAGATGCCGAATGGTCAAGCAGAGAATCCTCCGTTAGAAACGGAGAAAACAACACACTCCGCCCCCGAAAACATCGATCTACCAGCATTAGACCCCTCCCAGCAGCGCATACTAGCGTCTATAGACCCAGAGGCAGCAAAGCGATACCAAGAAACACAACCCCAATCCGAGCAAAGACCAGAAACTACAAATCTTCCTCCAGTGACCCCCTCGAGCATATCCACACGCCTCTCGCGATTAACGAGCCGGCTAGCACCAACACTCGACTCCTTCGCAGCGGGAATTCACGACATCGAACTCTACCGCGCCATGTCAGACGCCGTTTCAGCACGGACATTACATATCTGCGCGGAGCGACTCGAGGAGCGAGATGCACGGAACGCACTCCGGCGACTTGCCATTgcgggggaagaaggagagaGCGAAGAAAAGGACGTCGCTCTCCGACCAAGACCAAAGGAAGACCTAGGCCCAATTCTGGGGGCTTTAAGTCGGGTGGAGAGGCGGTGACCTCTCCTACCCCCGTTCATTTTCGATTTTCTACACCTTGTTTTCGTTTTCGTTTACCGGTCTCACCTACCGCATGGCCGGGAgtttgggttgggttggtttggttcaATCTTCTGTTCTGTTCTAGGCATATGCAAGCAAAGCAATGGAGTTGGGGAGTTGTACTGCCCTGTTGTTATGTATGATGAGGTAGGAACCGGATTGAGTTGGATTGGATTGTATGGGATGCTACTGATAGTTAGCTGAGCTAATGGACCTTATACAAGTATATTTGCTTCTTGGCTGGGTTTGCACGGTGTATGACCTGAGTATATGCATATAGTTACCTAGAAGAGTAACATCTAAGAGACTATTAGGGCTGTGGAGCTCGGCACAGCACGGGTAAGCTTTCCGGATTCTGAATGGACTGCATTATAGCATAAGCTCTTAGGCGAGAGGCGAAGAAAACCTCGACTGTCAGCGTGATATACTGTCGTACAATGGGCCTAAAGTTCTGGTGGTGTACTGAGTACCCCGTGGGTAAGCCTGAACCGAAGCTCGAATTGTGGGTGCTGGATTCTAGGAGCTGAGATAGTAGAATTATACGAAGAACTTCTCAAGTTTTCGGGATTCCTTCGGGTTAGGTATACTTTCATAACATCATAGACTCAGAATTGCTGGAGTAACTATAGGCACATCGCCACATTATACCGAGTGAACTGGTATCTACTAAATTTGTCGGATCCAAGTCCCGCCTATCATTGTGAATGTAGATGTGCAAATCCAGGCTAAGGAAGCAAGGGGAAAGGCAGGACACCTGATACTTAGTTGTCCAAACAAGGTTTTTGTCTCTATTCATATTTCACTTTCTTATGATAACTTCCATATAGTGTGAGTGGGGGTAGATGGCGATTTAACTGAGGGGCTCAGAGTCAGTCTTCCTAGCAATGACAGTGACCGAGTCATCTGAATGTACTACAGTCTTGTTGGGAAGGAGCGACTAAGGTGCCTGCCCAGTCACTGCCTCCCCCGTTTTTTATCCAACCTGAATGCTCTGAATCATGAACCTCACCTCCGGCATCATGTTACCAAAACAGTTCTGTCGTGGAATGGCAACTGATCCAATATTCATCATCTACGGACTAAGCAATCCAGCTGGTTGTCTCATGGGCCCTAGAAGCTTCCCGATCTGAGGATCTCGACCTACGATGGACCCGGCTTTGGACACGCGGTAGATCACTCGACTCCTTTCTCCCCGATGCCAAGTTCCAGTTTCTGACATTCTGTATATTGAAGTTTCTCACCGGAAATCCCAGGAAATGAAATAATCCGAGCGTCCCGACTATGAGCCTCGTGAAAATCGATGGTCTCTGCTGCATCCCTGAAAGAGAGCTGAGTCAAGTCAAGTAAGCTCGAATAAGCTCGGATCCACCAGGAACTCCGGCTCATTATCAGGAAGGATATTTTCCGAACGCTAGCCAGAATCCTTGGTAGGCGTCGAGTCAATAAGAATCCAGATATTGCCGACCAGTCCACCCAGCCTGGCGCAGTGCTTGGCGACTTCTTCGGTATCCACTAATACAGCAGCTGAACGGAAGCATACTTGATCCCTTTTACCTCTCGTGCTCTCCCCTCTCTGCCCCCTCTCTTGTAGCACTCCAGCAGCACCTATGGCAGGAGCCACACACCCGGCGGGTCGGCATGGATTGGTTCCGCGGTTAGGTAGGTAGCACAGGCAAAGTGTAGCGGATTCCTAATGTCTCGCAGTCTCGCCGTGTCCACCGTTGACTGTGGTTTCCCGCTCATGCTTATTAAAGACTGGTCCCTGCGTCTCGGCGGAGTGTGGACGGGCATCCTCGGCCAAGGGCGCTGCAGCGGGCATGATTGGAGGTGTGGGCTGAGCGGGATCCGTGATTGGGGTGGTACAGTTTGAGGAGGGAAGGGGTAAAAGGGAGTGATCATGAATAgccgttgaggttgttgtgaTTAACTACGTGAGGTGTTGTTGTGATGCTGTATAATTGCCCCGGATAAGGGAGGTCATCTGTGTCACAACGGCAGCCGCGCaattttgtttttgttgttttttGTGTGGTCACTGCCATGCGAGGTCTTGACATCATGTCAAGAGAATTCTGGATACTTCTGGACAGTGGTTGTTATGATGTAAGTTTCTATCCTTTGTCTTGGACAGGGTTGATGCTCGGACTTACTCCTATCTCTCTGATGGAACCGATGTGGGTCAACTCCCTGTCTATCACGTCAATCACTCAACCACTCAGTCACGTCAACCATGGACTTCTTTTTCAGTCCTCTAGATCCGCCCGATTCGAGCCATGTCCGACCGGAGACTGTGCTGGAAATTG
The nucleotide sequence above comes from Aspergillus puulaauensis MK2 DNA, chromosome 3, nearly complete sequence. Encoded proteins:
- a CDS encoding putative phosphatidylserine decarboxylase Psd2 (COG:I;~EggNog:ENOG410PFCS;~InterPro:IPR003817,IPR011992,IPR033177,IPR035892, IPR033179,IPR000008,IPR002048,IPR018247;~PFAM:PF00168,PF02666;~go_function: GO:0004609 - phosphatidylserine decarboxylase activity [Evidence IEA];~go_function: GO:0005509 - calcium ion binding [Evidence IEA];~go_process: GO:0008654 - phospholipid biosynthetic process [Evidence IEA]); translated protein: MVRLPLPQRLSSHLSTRSNASTPGQSRSTSPMRSPDVRPLTLKVSVLRGRNLAAKDRGGTSDPYLIVTLGDARQSTPTIFKTLNPEWNVTFEMPVVGVPLLECICWDHDRFGKDYLGEFDIALEDIFTNGDTQQQPRWYTLTSNRKSGKRKDSNVSGEILLQFSLFDPVDPATPPTDIYHRFKALVSSGDEDDYFPSVSSSAIAEETGERDDEETSDETDDPTKPEVVEKRRKRLRLKRLKRKSLAARAYQFSGVGNGVQGIVFMEIVRVTDLPPERNVTRTSFDMDPFVVTSLGRKTLRTPVIRHNLNPVYHEKMVFQVMKHEQMYTMSFTVMDRDKFSGNDFVASAGFPLQTLIQAAPETDPETGLYMLSEDENGSPAKSDIKISPAPSSTSLSKQGNPLTRSRSSTTSLSAQAQPEPPATPALILPDETTSSGLSDVSTAASPVTPIAYESDGLRLYKIPLTLKNKERWEDKHFPELIVKAKYMPYRALRQQFWRLMLRQYDADDSGSIDKVELTTMLDTLGSTLKESTIDSFFERFGEETESSEPVGLSFDQVVMCLEDTLQSLQKNSRAMGKRLSPTTSTASQESDGLSGDELNVETSSSLPTNADPQATSVPTIPSSELPTNDEELHPDDLGDERGEEHVIEIRECPLCHQPRLGKRSDADIITHIATCASQDWRQVDNLVMGGFVTSSQAQRKWYSKVITKISYGGYKLGANSANILVQDRITGQINEERMSVYVRLGIRLLYKGLKSRDMEKKRIRKILKSLSVKQGRKYDDPASAAQIRDFINFHQLDMTEVLLPLGQFKNFNQFFYRALKPDARPCSAPDEPGIVVSPADCRSVVFDRITEATGIWVKGREFSIKRLLGDAYPEDVSRYQNGALGVFRLAPQDYHRFHIPVDGVMGTPKTIEGEYYTVNPMAIRSALDVYGENVRILVPIDSVAHGRVMVICVGAMMVGSTVITRQAGERVSRAEELGYFKFGGSTLLVLFEEGKVNFDKDLVDNSREALETLVRVGMSVGHSPDIPQFEPDLPKKAEEVSVEEMQAAKRRIEGSLAPPTHASGLQ
- a CDS encoding Mis12-Mtw1 family protein (COG:S;~EggNog:ENOG410PN5I;~InterPro:IPR013218;~PFAM:PF08202;~go_component: GO:0000444 - MIS12/MIND type complex [Evidence IEA];~go_process: GO:0007059 - chromosome segregation [Evidence IEA];~go_process: GO:0051301 - cell division [Evidence IEA]), translated to MTTTVLATTTTQTKRREPLRVLDMATSQARARPASSAAPGGTGGKGTGRRTRSSMDKQGRNDEGMNGDKKRKAEIYDEDIEGFQFSRITDNKKQKASKEAEKPDLPAPEEPAPQPSPRRGRPPKKKVEQKPSNVTETKKDSEGAVKRKTRGSARTAPEPEPQPQPQTERSTRATRKRDEGEQVTVEKKRKKGRPSKSHEEQPNGFVSPEAPPAGTATIALPMADTPVIQRNREMRGKKSGKGSRRSSLSMRGRRASSLIDSGASNALPHKKVDTAEFYKHIAADGLVEPRRMRQLLIWCGTRAMGDKPSGSRSGDESARLAARVIQEELLKEFGSNSELSNWFSREDTTPPTVVVKKANPKNVQNQEKIQELEEQIQKLQKERHALNALLRPPSIPRVKPVQKQMPNGQAENPPLETEKTTHSAPENIDLPALDPSQQRILASIDPEAAKRYQETQPQSEQRPETTNLPPVTPSSISTRLSRLTSRLAPTLDSFAAGIHDIELYRAMSDAVSARTLHICAERLEERDARNALRRLAIAGEEGESEEKDVALRPRPKEDLGPILGALSRVERR